The proteins below are encoded in one region of Longimicrobium sp.:
- a CDS encoding SRPBCC family protein: MTAQGNDAAGEREITLSRTYDAPRELVWQAWTREEHKAKWWGPNGFTTTTSEMEVRPGGVWRFIMHGPDGTDYPNLAEYTEVVEPELLVYTHGDGLTRERDFHVTVTFTEEEGGTKVTSRMVFQTAEGRSRAVGFGAVELGKQTFARLAEHLKTM; this comes from the coding sequence ATGACCGCACAGGGGAATGACGCCGCCGGCGAGCGCGAGATCACCCTTTCGCGCACGTACGACGCGCCGCGCGAGCTGGTTTGGCAGGCATGGACCCGAGAGGAGCACAAGGCGAAGTGGTGGGGGCCGAACGGGTTCACCACCACCACGTCGGAGATGGAGGTGAGGCCGGGCGGCGTGTGGCGCTTCATCATGCACGGACCGGACGGCACCGATTACCCGAACCTCGCCGAGTACACCGAGGTCGTCGAGCCCGAGCTCCTGGTGTACACCCACGGCGACGGCTTGACCCGCGAGCGCGACTTCCACGTCACGGTGACGTTCACGGAGGAGGAGGGCGGGACCAAAGTCACCTCGCGGATGGTCTTCCAGACCGCCGAGGGACGCAGCCGGGCCGTCGGCTTCGGCGCGGTGGAGCTGGGGAAGCAGACGTTCGCGCGCCTGGCGGAGCACCTCAAGACGATGTAG
- a CDS encoding DoxX family protein, producing the protein MTTQAIGTAAPRTNSLPIPASRLWTARVLTAIPILFLTFDGASKVMNVAPVREAMAQLGYSPDAGVGIGIILLACVALYAIPRTAVLGAILLTGYLGGAIATHVRVGNPLFSHTLFPIYIAAMIWGGLYLRDARLRALVPLRAAE; encoded by the coding sequence ATGACTACCCAGGCAATCGGCACCGCAGCCCCGCGCACCAACTCGCTGCCCATCCCCGCATCGCGGCTCTGGACTGCTCGGGTGCTGACCGCGATCCCCATCCTTTTTCTGACCTTCGACGGCGCCAGCAAGGTGATGAACGTCGCGCCGGTGAGGGAGGCGATGGCGCAGCTCGGCTACTCCCCGGACGCAGGCGTCGGCATCGGCATCATCCTGCTGGCGTGCGTGGCGCTCTACGCGATCCCGCGCACCGCGGTCCTCGGCGCGATCCTGCTGACCGGGTACCTGGGCGGCGCGATCGCCACGCACGTGCGCGTCGGCAACCCGCTCTTCAGCCACACCCTCTTCCCCATCTACATCGCCGCGATGATCTGGGGCGGGCTCTACCTGCGCGACGCGAGGCTCCGCGCGCTGGTTCCGCTGCGGGCGGCGGAGTAG
- a CDS encoding metalloregulator ArsR/SmtB family transcription factor: MAADHLSMTFAALADPTRRAILARLSGGEATVTELAEPFEISLPAVSKHLKVLERAGLIERGREAQWRPCRLRAERLREVDEWVDQYRKFWEDSLGRLDEYLKQLQTREKTDDRTGE, from the coding sequence ATGGCGGCAGACCACCTCAGCATGACGTTCGCGGCGCTCGCCGATCCGACGCGGCGGGCGATCCTCGCGCGGTTGAGTGGCGGGGAGGCGACGGTGACGGAGCTCGCGGAGCCGTTCGAGATCAGCCTTCCGGCGGTGTCCAAGCATCTCAAGGTGCTGGAGCGGGCGGGGCTGATCGAGAGGGGGCGCGAGGCGCAGTGGCGTCCGTGCCGGCTCAGGGCGGAGCGGCTGAGGGAGGTGGACGAGTGGGTGGATCAGTACCGGAAGTTCTGGGAGGACAGCCTCGGGCGGCTCGACGAGTACCTCAAGCAGCTTCAAACCAGGGAGAAGACCGATGACCGCACAGGGGAATGA
- a CDS encoding SIS domain-containing protein encodes MSIPDPLALIRDALDESARVKLALRGQAPQVLRMADAVADAFRAGNRLYACGNGGSACDAMHLVEELVARYKRERPGLPAHHLIDGPTLTCWANDYDWDSVFQRQVEAMVRPGDVLVALSTSGNSTNVIRAVEAAEARGAVTVGLLGREGGRLAGLCTHALVVPAQATERIQEAHITIIHLLCELVERALFFPEAEA; translated from the coding sequence ATGAGCATCCCCGATCCGCTCGCCCTGATCCGTGACGCGCTGGACGAGTCCGCGCGCGTAAAGCTGGCCCTTCGCGGCCAGGCGCCCCAGGTACTTCGCATGGCCGATGCCGTGGCCGATGCGTTCCGCGCCGGGAACCGCCTGTACGCCTGCGGCAACGGCGGCTCCGCGTGCGATGCCATGCACCTGGTGGAGGAGCTGGTGGCGCGCTACAAGCGCGAGCGGCCGGGCCTTCCCGCGCACCACCTGATCGACGGGCCGACGCTCACCTGCTGGGCCAACGACTACGACTGGGACTCCGTCTTCCAGCGCCAGGTGGAAGCGATGGTGCGCCCCGGCGACGTGCTGGTGGCGCTTAGCACCAGCGGCAACTCCACCAACGTCATCCGCGCGGTGGAGGCGGCGGAGGCCCGCGGCGCCGTCACGGTCGGGCTCCTGGGGCGCGAGGGGGGGCGGCTGGCCGGGCTGTGCACGCACGCGCTCGTCGTGCCGGCGCAGGCCACCGAGCGCATCCAGGAAGCCCACATCACCATCATCCACCTCCTCTGCGAGCTGGTGGAGCGCGCCCTCTTCTTTCCCGAGGCCGAGGCATGA
- a CDS encoding dihydrofolate reductase family protein: protein MRKLRIIEHISLDGVIQVSGDDGGFPYADWTAPYRTPAGRDELLSAHGERFDLLLGRRTYDSWSGYWPAAPSSPFAERLNGATKYVATHRPGSLEWGPFEGVGPDLVESVRRIMSQDGPDLVLSGSSTLTSTILEYGLADEVLLIVYPVLLGTGKRFFAEGTPARTFELVSTKAMPAGIILSHYKVAGPLKTR from the coding sequence ATGAGGAAGCTCAGGATCATCGAGCACATCTCGCTGGACGGGGTGATCCAGGTCTCCGGCGATGATGGCGGCTTCCCCTACGCCGACTGGACCGCGCCCTACCGCACCCCCGCCGGCCGCGACGAACTGCTCTCCGCGCACGGCGAGCGCTTCGATCTGCTGCTTGGCCGGCGCACCTACGACAGCTGGTCGGGCTACTGGCCAGCGGCGCCGAGTAGTCCCTTCGCGGAGCGCCTCAACGGGGCAACCAAGTACGTCGCCACCCACCGTCCGGGGAGCCTTGAGTGGGGCCCGTTCGAGGGCGTTGGACCGGACCTCGTCGAGAGCGTTCGCCGCATCATGTCGCAGGACGGCCCGGACCTCGTCCTCTCGGGCAGCTCCACGCTGACATCGACGATTCTCGAATACGGGCTCGCGGATGAAGTCCTGCTGATCGTCTATCCGGTCCTGCTGGGCACGGGAAAGCGCTTCTTTGCGGAGGGAACACCGGCACGCACCTTCGAGCTCGTCAGCACGAAAGCGATGCCGGCCGGCATCATCCTCAGTCATTACAAGGTTGCCGGGCCTTTGAAGACCCGGTAG
- a CDS encoding MBL fold metallo-hydrolase, whose protein sequence is MAVLHLLGTGAAASDARRTTTMLAVEDAGSVVLIDCGGDVVQRALASGIDPDAIDALIVTHEHPDHAGGFALFMERIWLLGRKRPIPVIGIEPALRQARRVLEAFDTSGWELPAIDWRTVQHTAGAEVLRDERWRITAAPGVHSVPTIGVRVDTAGGGTMAYSCDTERTPAIVELARGADLLVHEATGGFPGHASNEDAAEVAREAGAGRLVLVHLPPDVHDGQLAAARAIFSHAEFGDDGGRYEF, encoded by the coding sequence ATGGCCGTTCTTCACCTGCTGGGCACCGGTGCCGCCGCCAGCGACGCGCGCCGCACCACCACCATGCTCGCCGTGGAGGACGCGGGGAGCGTGGTGCTGATCGACTGCGGCGGCGACGTGGTGCAGCGCGCCCTCGCCTCCGGCATCGACCCGGACGCCATCGACGCGCTCATCGTGACGCACGAGCACCCGGACCACGCGGGCGGCTTCGCGCTCTTCATGGAGCGGATCTGGCTGCTGGGGCGCAAGCGGCCCATTCCGGTGATCGGCATCGAGCCGGCGCTGCGGCAGGCGCGGCGGGTGCTGGAGGCGTTCGACACCAGCGGATGGGAGCTCCCCGCCATCGACTGGCGCACGGTGCAGCACACCGCGGGCGCCGAAGTGCTGCGCGACGAGCGCTGGCGGATCACCGCCGCCCCCGGCGTCCACTCCGTCCCCACCATCGGCGTGCGGGTGGACACGGCCGGGGGCGGGACGATGGCGTATTCGTGCGACACGGAGCGCACGCCGGCCATCGTGGAGCTGGCGCGCGGCGCGGACCTGCTGGTGCACGAGGCCACCGGCGGCTTCCCCGGCCACGCCTCCAACGAGGACGCCGCGGAGGTCGCGCGCGAGGCCGGGGCCGGGCGGCTCGTCCTGGTCCACCTTCCCCCCGACGTGCACGACGGGCAGCTCGCCGCCGCGCGCGCCATCTTCTCCCACGCCGAGTTCGGCGATGACGGAGGCCGTTATGAGTTCTAG
- a CDS encoding outer membrane beta-barrel protein encodes MSLRRIAAAAAAVCLAAPSRADAQAVAGPAVSLSAGSRVYEGGAGLALAAALRAEYPVSPFFLIEAAGSVANRVEGIFGSTTSVLELQAQAQLPGGPVVPYVGAGAGFARFRERAAGFAREGAVLSVGGGARIGIRRQLGLVADARLRVDAGGDAEAHGDVTVGVRYRFR; translated from the coding sequence TTGAGCTTACGTCGCATCGCCGCCGCCGCCGCGGCAGTGTGCCTCGCCGCGCCTTCCCGTGCGGACGCGCAGGCGGTCGCCGGGCCGGCGGTGTCGCTGAGCGCCGGCTCGCGCGTGTACGAGGGCGGCGCGGGCCTGGCGCTCGCCGCCGCACTGCGCGCCGAGTACCCGGTCTCGCCCTTCTTCCTGATCGAGGCCGCCGGCTCCGTCGCGAACCGGGTGGAGGGCATATTCGGCTCGACGACCTCCGTGTTGGAGCTGCAGGCCCAGGCGCAGCTCCCGGGTGGACCCGTGGTGCCGTACGTGGGCGCGGGCGCCGGCTTCGCGCGCTTCCGCGAGCGCGCGGCAGGCTTTGCGCGGGAAGGCGCGGTGCTCTCGGTAGGCGGCGGCGCGCGCATCGGCATCCGGCGCCAGCTCGGCCTCGTCGCCGACGCCCGCCTCCGCGTTGACGCCGGCGGCGATGCGGAGGCGCATGGGGACGTGACGGTGGGGGTGCGGTACCGGTTCCGGTAG
- a CDS encoding RNA polymerase sigma factor — MIDFAVSVADTHRAIDAVWRIESARLIAGLARMVRDVGLAEDLAQDALVAALERWPESGVPENPGAWLMATAKRRAIDLLRKRTLHERKEGQIAHEIEAQLDAAVPDLDEAIDDPIGDDLLRLVFTCCHPVLTMEARVALTLRMLGGLTTEEIARAFLVPVSTVAQRIVRAKRTLTEARVPFEVPRGAELAERRASVLGVIYLIFNEGYSATAGDDWVRPALCEDALRLGRILAGLAPDEPEVHGLVALMEIQASRLAARVGPSGEPVLLLEQDRSRWDHLLIGRGLAALARAEALGGALGPYALQAAIAACHARARTPEETEWVRIAALYDALAQLAPSPVVELNRAVALSMAFGPAAGLEVVDELTSEPSMRGYHLLPSVRGDFLAKLGRLEEAREEFSRAATLTQNMRERTFLLERARACAEGAS, encoded by the coding sequence GTGATCGACTTCGCCGTGAGCGTCGCCGATACGCACCGCGCCATCGACGCGGTCTGGAGAATCGAGTCCGCGCGGCTGATCGCGGGGCTCGCGCGCATGGTGCGCGACGTGGGCCTGGCCGAAGACCTGGCGCAGGACGCGCTGGTGGCCGCACTGGAGCGCTGGCCGGAGTCCGGCGTGCCCGAGAACCCGGGCGCCTGGCTGATGGCGACCGCCAAGCGCCGCGCCATCGACCTGCTGCGCAAGCGCACGCTGCACGAGCGCAAGGAAGGCCAGATCGCGCACGAGATCGAGGCGCAGCTCGACGCGGCCGTGCCCGACCTGGACGAGGCGATCGACGACCCCATCGGCGACGACCTCCTGCGGCTCGTCTTCACCTGCTGCCACCCCGTCCTCACCATGGAGGCGCGGGTCGCGCTCACGCTGCGCATGCTGGGCGGGCTCACGACGGAGGAGATCGCGCGCGCCTTCCTCGTCCCCGTGTCCACCGTCGCGCAGCGGATCGTGCGGGCCAAGCGGACGCTGACCGAGGCGCGCGTCCCCTTTGAGGTGCCTCGCGGCGCCGAGCTGGCGGAGCGGCGCGCGTCCGTGCTCGGGGTGATCTACCTGATCTTCAACGAAGGATATTCCGCCACCGCCGGCGACGACTGGGTGAGGCCGGCGCTGTGCGAGGACGCGCTGCGGCTGGGGCGCATCCTGGCCGGGCTGGCGCCGGACGAGCCGGAGGTGCACGGGCTGGTGGCGCTGATGGAGATCCAGGCGTCGCGGCTGGCGGCGCGCGTGGGGCCGTCGGGCGAGCCCGTGCTGCTGCTGGAGCAGGACCGCTCGCGCTGGGACCACCTGCTGATCGGGCGCGGGCTGGCGGCGCTGGCCCGGGCGGAGGCGCTGGGCGGCGCGCTGGGGCCATACGCGCTGCAGGCCGCCATCGCCGCGTGCCATGCGCGGGCGCGCACGCCGGAGGAGACCGAGTGGGTACGCATCGCGGCGCTCTACGACGCCCTGGCGCAGCTCGCGCCTTCGCCCGTGGTGGAGCTGAACCGGGCGGTCGCGCTGTCGATGGCGTTCGGGCCCGCGGCGGGACTGGAGGTGGTGGACGAGCTGACTTCGGAGCCGTCGATGCGCGGCTACCACCTTCTCCCCAGCGTGCGCGGCGACTTCCTGGCGAAGCTCGGCCGCCTGGAGGAAGCCCGCGAAGAGTTCTCGCGCGCGGCCACCCTCACGCAGAACATGCGCGAGCGCACCTTCCTGCTGGAGCGCGCCCGCGCCTGCGCGGAAGGCGCCTCGTAG
- a CDS encoding YciI family protein, which yields MRYMIMFKTEKDFEGIPACKDLAQMGVFMQELKEKGVLLATEGLHPSERGARVRLSGGKLNVTDGPFAEAKELVAGFALVEVPSMDDAVQLAGQFLGVAGEGTSEVREVIV from the coding sequence ATGCGCTACATGATCATGTTCAAGACCGAAAAGGACTTCGAGGGCATCCCCGCGTGCAAGGACCTGGCGCAGATGGGGGTGTTCATGCAGGAGCTCAAGGAAAAGGGCGTGCTGCTCGCGACCGAGGGGCTGCATCCGAGCGAGAGGGGCGCGCGCGTACGGCTCTCGGGCGGCAAGCTGAACGTGACGGATGGCCCCTTCGCCGAGGCCAAGGAGCTGGTGGCGGGCTTTGCGCTGGTGGAGGTGCCGTCGATGGACGACGCGGTCCAGCTCGCGGGACAGTTCCTCGGCGTGGCGGGCGAGGGGACATCCGAGGTCCGCGAAGTGATCGTGTGA
- a CDS encoding M15 family metallopeptidase translates to MSSSRGAKTLAGTLLAALLTACSVRAAAPAATPSPGAATAPVAAEQTCTIPGGAQLANVQAADPTIRTDVRYATANNFTGERLPGYDRPLALLRPEAARALARVQARLRADGLGLKVFDGYRPVRATLAMVDWAERTNRRWVLDQGYVARSSGHNRGHTVDLTLVRLDTGEELDMGTAYDTFSEAAHTANATGAVRTNRGKLVDAMNAEGFVNYSKEWWHFSLPGQYPPLDVPLGCFR, encoded by the coding sequence ATGAGTTCTAGCCGTGGCGCGAAGACGCTGGCGGGCACCCTGCTGGCCGCCTTGCTCACCGCCTGCTCGGTCCGCGCCGCGGCCCCGGCGGCCACCCCGTCGCCGGGCGCCGCGACGGCGCCAGTGGCAGCGGAGCAGACGTGCACCATCCCCGGGGGCGCGCAGCTCGCCAACGTGCAGGCGGCCGACCCCACCATCCGCACGGACGTGCGCTACGCCACCGCCAACAACTTCACGGGCGAGCGCCTGCCGGGGTACGACCGCCCGCTCGCGCTTCTGCGTCCGGAGGCGGCGCGGGCGCTGGCGCGCGTACAGGCGCGCCTCCGCGCGGACGGACTGGGGCTCAAGGTGTTCGATGGGTACCGTCCCGTGCGCGCCACCCTGGCGATGGTGGACTGGGCGGAGCGCACCAACCGCCGCTGGGTGCTGGACCAGGGGTACGTGGCGAGGTCGAGCGGCCACAACCGCGGCCACACCGTCGACCTGACGCTCGTCCGGCTGGACACGGGCGAGGAGCTGGACATGGGCACCGCCTACGACACCTTCAGCGAGGCGGCCCACACCGCCAACGCCACCGGCGCCGTGCGCACGAACCGTGGCAAGCTGGTGGACGCGATGAACGCCGAAGGCTTCGTCAACTATTCCAAGGAGTGGTGGCACTTCAGTCTCCCCGGGCAGTACCCGCCGCTCGACGTTCCCCTCGGCTGCTTCCGTTAA
- a CDS encoding YciI family protein: protein MRFMMMVKASRDTEAGVLPGEDLLAAMGKYNEELAKAGVLLAAEGLHPTSRGARVRFTEGGRTVVDGPFAEAKELVAGFWLIQAKSRDEAVEWARRCPNPTPGSEGEIEIRQVFEMADFDAAQL from the coding sequence ATGCGATTCATGATGATGGTGAAGGCCAGCCGCGACACAGAGGCGGGCGTGCTGCCCGGCGAGGATCTGCTCGCCGCGATGGGGAAGTACAACGAGGAGCTGGCGAAGGCCGGCGTCCTGCTCGCCGCGGAGGGGCTGCACCCCACTTCGCGAGGCGCGCGCGTCCGCTTCACGGAGGGGGGGCGCACCGTGGTGGACGGCCCGTTCGCGGAGGCGAAGGAACTCGTCGCGGGGTTCTGGCTGATCCAGGCGAAGTCCAGGGACGAGGCGGTGGAGTGGGCCCGGCGCTGCCCCAACCCCACGCCCGGAAGCGAGGGCGAGATCGAGATCCGCCAGGTGTTCGAGATGGCGGATTTCGACGCCGCGCAGCTCTGA
- a CDS encoding DsbA family protein, protein MAPVSATVFTDFTCPFSYVTEAALARVEDEGGIAASFRAFELHPSPARLPLGGPRVEAVRPLADALGLELRRPPLAARTRKAHELARFGEGKGIGRPLRAAIFAAYFGAGRDIGRIDVLVEIAAALGLDATETRVVLDVDTFAAHVARDGAEARRLGIAGTPAILLGDASALRLVTGALALDELRALAAG, encoded by the coding sequence ATGGCGCCCGTGTCGGCGACGGTGTTCACGGACTTCACCTGCCCCTTCTCGTACGTCACCGAGGCGGCGCTGGCGAGGGTGGAGGACGAGGGAGGGATCGCCGCCAGCTTCCGGGCCTTCGAGCTCCACCCGTCGCCCGCGCGGCTCCCGCTGGGCGGCCCGAGGGTGGAAGCGGTCCGCCCCCTGGCCGACGCGCTGGGGCTGGAGCTCCGCCGGCCGCCGCTGGCCGCGCGCACCCGCAAGGCGCACGAGCTGGCGCGCTTCGGCGAGGGAAAGGGGATCGGGCGCCCGCTGCGCGCCGCCATCTTCGCCGCGTACTTCGGCGCCGGACGCGACATCGGCCGCATCGACGTGCTGGTGGAGATCGCCGCCGCGCTCGGGCTTGACGCGACGGAGACGCGCGTGGTGCTGGACGTGGACACCTTTGCGGCGCACGTGGCGCGCGACGGCGCAGAGGCGCGGCGGCTGGGGATCGCGGGGACGCCGGCGATCCTGCTGGGCGACGCGTCCGCCCTTCGCCTGGTGACCGGCGCCCTCGCCCTGGACGAGCTCCGCGCCCTGGCGGCTGGCTGA